The following proteins are encoded in a genomic region of Vibrio tasmaniensis:
- a CDS encoding YbaY family lipoprotein — protein sequence MKKALILITSLVSFGLLVGCQATSETSASQEVVAENTQVISGTVSYRERIALPENAVVTVTLEDISLADAPSTVIATQEFTTDGKQVPFAFELSYDNNKIKANHRYNMRATIHVDGKLRFTTDTIKSVITDVENTQQADLRLVGVN from the coding sequence ATGAAAAAGGCTCTAATTCTTATTACGTCTTTAGTATCGTTTGGCCTACTTGTAGGTTGCCAAGCAACATCAGAAACCAGTGCTTCTCAGGAAGTGGTTGCAGAGAACACTCAAGTGATTTCAGGAACAGTAAGCTACCGCGAAAGAATTGCATTGCCAGAGAATGCCGTAGTGACTGTTACGCTAGAAGATATTTCACTGGCTGACGCACCATCGACCGTTATCGCGACTCAAGAATTCACTACTGACGGTAAGCAAGTACCGTTCGCATTCGAGCTGAGCTACGACAACAACAAGATTAAAGCTAACCACCGTTACAACATGCGCGCAACGATTCATGTGGACGGCAAACTGCGTTTCACAACTGACACAATTAAGTCGGTGATTACTGACGTAGAAAACACGCAACAAGCAGACCTGCGCTTGGTGGGTGTTAATTAA
- the tesB gene encoding acyl-CoA thioesterase II yields MSQPLNELLNLLQLEKLEEGLFRGQSENLGLPQVYGGQVLGQALSAARYTVQDDRSVHSFHSYFLFPGDPEKPIIYDVENLRDGRSFSTRRVKAIQNGRPIFYLTASYHGDAPGFEHQNEMPNIPGPENFASETELASHIAEFLPEKLRKTFCGEKPIEMRPVTIVNPLNPKKADPKQYLWVRANGAMPDNQLIHQYLLAYASDWGFLVTALHPHEVSIMTPNFQVATIDHSIWFHRPFKMDEWLLYAIESPTAANTRGLVRGEIFNQKGELVATAVQEGVMRFTK; encoded by the coding sequence ATGAGTCAACCTTTAAATGAATTACTCAATTTACTTCAGCTAGAGAAACTAGAGGAAGGCCTGTTCCGCGGGCAAAGTGAGAACCTAGGTCTGCCACAGGTATACGGCGGTCAAGTATTAGGGCAAGCGCTTTCTGCTGCTCGTTACACTGTTCAAGACGACCGCAGTGTTCACTCGTTCCACAGTTATTTTCTATTTCCCGGCGATCCTGAAAAACCAATTATTTACGATGTTGAGAACCTAAGAGATGGACGCAGCTTTAGTACACGCCGCGTGAAAGCGATTCAAAATGGCCGCCCTATTTTCTATCTCACGGCTTCTTACCATGGTGATGCTCCAGGTTTTGAACATCAGAATGAAATGCCAAACATTCCCGGGCCAGAAAACTTTGCATCTGAAACTGAGCTAGCGAGTCACATTGCTGAGTTCTTACCAGAGAAACTACGTAAGACTTTCTGTGGCGAAAAGCCGATTGAGATGCGCCCGGTAACAATAGTGAACCCGCTTAACCCTAAGAAAGCCGACCCAAAACAGTACCTTTGGGTGAGAGCAAATGGCGCGATGCCAGACAACCAATTGATTCACCAATACCTACTTGCTTACGCATCCGATTGGGGGTTCTTGGTGACGGCATTACACCCTCATGAGGTTTCTATCATGACGCCAAACTTCCAAGTGGCGACGATTGACCACTCTATCTGGTTCCACCGCCCATTCAAGATGGATGAGTGGTTGCTTTATGCGATTGAAAGCCCGACCGCTGCGAACACTCGTGGCCTAGTGCGCGGCGAGATCTTTAATCAGAAAGGTGAGTTAGTAGCGACAGCCGTTCAAGAAGGTGTGATGCGTTTTACTAAATAG
- a CDS encoding DUF2059 domain-containing protein, whose protein sequence is MHKLLAIFFLLVPLQLSAAQDTKQALVKELLQIMDVDSTLDAVYLQMDSMMADMSKELEVSDSERGIFDEYYQGMNDLMKKEMSWKKLEPAIVTIYSEQFTEAEVEAMIDFYKTEHGKSILKKMPTVTTESMIMTQSVMQQVIPKIQKLTSKLKQDLEEHRGS, encoded by the coding sequence ATGCACAAGCTTCTCGCCATTTTCTTTCTACTCGTTCCGCTACAATTGTCAGCTGCACAAGACACGAAGCAAGCGTTAGTAAAAGAGCTTCTTCAGATCATGGATGTCGATTCCACGTTGGACGCGGTATACCTTCAAATGGATAGCATGATGGCTGATATGTCTAAAGAACTAGAGGTTTCAGACTCAGAACGAGGCATTTTTGATGAATACTATCAAGGCATGAATGACTTGATGAAAAAAGAGATGAGTTGGAAAAAGCTAGAGCCGGCAATTGTAACTATCTACAGTGAGCAGTTCACTGAAGCTGAGGTCGAGGCTATGATCGATTTCTACAAAACAGAACATGGTAAGAGTATTCTGAAAAAGATGCCAACTGTGACGACAGAGTCAATGATTATGACTCAGTCGGTAATGCAGCAAGTCATACCTAAGATTCAAAAGTTAACGTCCAAATTAAAGCAAGATCTTGAGGAACATAGAGGGTCCTAA
- a CDS encoding IS3 family transposase (programmed frameshift) — MTTSNSTYVKRTQRDYTLGFKLQIVAAVERGDMTYKQAQTIYGIQGRSTVLTWLRKHGKMDWAQNPRMNAMHQSPKPKESPAQKIKRLEKELEDEKIKNLFLNRVVDILDAEHGTSLRKKYLAKGARSLQKQEGISLVRICKLCGITRQSVYQREKRIHHRQLELKPIKKMVLDIRRYMPRVGTRKLYFLLKPKLQEQGIKLGRDALFNYLRDERLLIRPKRSFTKTTNSRHWMKKHPNLLKDYQPCSPESVLVSDITYVQSDEGVHYLSLVTDAFSRKIMGYELSNEMKATDVVKALDMAIKGRRYHRPCIHHSDRGLQYCSGVYQDKLKSSGIMPSMTDGYDCYQNALAERINGILKQEFLLDKCKNLGELKQLVKESISTYNNMRPHLSLRMKTPNEVHEKSQQLTLLA; from the exons ATGACTACTTCAAATAGTACCTATGTTAAGCGCACTCAGCGTGATTACACACTAGGCTTTAAATTACAGATTGTCGCTGCTGTAGAAAGAGGCGATATGACATATAAACAAGCCCAAACCATTTATGGTATCCAAGGCCGCTCAACCGTTTTAACCTGGCTTCGAAAGCACGGTAAGATGGATTGGGCGCAAAATCCAAGGATGAATGCCATGCACCAATCACCTAAGCCTAAAGAATCACCTGCACAGAAAATAAAACGTCTTGAGAAAGAGTTAGAAGACGAAAAAATCAAGAATCTCTTTTTAAATAGAGTGGTTGATATTCTTGATGCTGAGCACGGAACCAGTCTCAGAAAAAAGTATCTAGCCAAGG GAGCAAGAAGCCTTCAAAAACAGGAAGGAATAAGTTTAGTTCGAATATGTAAGCTATGCGGTATAACGAGGCAGAGTGTTTATCAACGAGAGAAGCGAATTCATCATCGTCAGTTAGAGCTTAAACCGATTAAAAAAATGGTGTTGGATATTAGGCGCTATATGCCTCGGGTTGGTACTAGAAAGCTCTATTTTTTGCTTAAACCCAAACTACAAGAACAAGGTATCAAGTTAGGTCGAGATGCGCTTTTCAACTACTTACGCGATGAACGATTATTGATAAGACCTAAACGTAGTTTTACAAAAACGACCAATAGTAGACATTGGATGAAGAAACACCCGAATTTATTAAAGGACTACCAACCATGTAGTCCGGAGAGTGTGTTGGTGAGCGACATAACCTATGTTCAATCTGATGAAGGGGTTCACTACCTATCATTGGTTACGGATGCGTTTAGTCGAAAAATAATGGGCTATGAGCTGAGCAATGAAATGAAAGCGACGGATGTCGTGAAAGCGCTGGATATGGCTATCAAAGGGCGTCGATATCATCGCCCTTGTATCCATCATTCAGATCGTGGTCTGCAGTATTGCTCAGGTGTTTATCAAGATAAGTTGAAAAGTAGCGGCATAATGCCTTCGATGACAGATGGTTATGACTGCTACCAAAATGCCTTGGCAGAGAGGATAAATGGAATCCTGAAACAAGAGTTCTTACTTGATAAGTGTAAAAACCTCGGAGAGCTTAAACAACTAGTAAAAGAGTCTATAAGTACCTATAACAACATGAGGCCGCACCTTAGTCTCAGGATGAAAACTCCAAATGAGGTGCATGAAAAAAGCCAACAGCTGACGCTGTTGGCTTAG
- a CDS encoding AzlD domain-containing protein: protein MIWLTILLMTAIVFFSRYLFLEPAIPLRLNQTTRRLLRYSSPAVLTAIWGPIVFAPEQTFWPSLENPYLIGAVVTGLLIWKTGNVLLTIGVSMGVFLFYNLVAAEFLFH from the coding sequence ATGATTTGGTTAACGATATTACTCATGACTGCGATTGTTTTCTTTAGTCGGTATCTGTTTTTGGAGCCTGCAATCCCGCTTCGATTAAATCAAACCACGCGTCGCCTATTACGTTACTCAAGCCCCGCGGTGCTCACTGCTATTTGGGGGCCTATTGTATTTGCACCAGAGCAGACATTTTGGCCAAGCCTTGAAAATCCATACTTGATAGGCGCGGTGGTGACTGGTTTGCTGATTTGGAAAACAGGCAATGTGCTACTTACGATTGGCGTCAGTATGGGTGTGTTTTTGTTCTATAACCTAGTCGCAGCTGAGTTTCTTTTCCATTAA
- a CDS encoding VP0952 family biofilm-associated protein, which produces MVFSTFQFLITTLLAVVCARAISLSEGDIPVLAMVIPALWILPQGGIAGLALLAAMTTYGLTLPLQPITLSVSVWVLFPLLMVVFSKRSSLSVVIISGLIVATLQVGIMVTQSAGKLDGVPWVTTLQTLSIIVIWWAANHLKPASRHSWWSLGLILPLWMADLPYAALVALCVTGIMASMETLTRLKTFRWNKLLCWTLPTVGFAALVITPSIEVPSPVFVVWLCLLGTAWMTDYILRTEDNEDIDI; this is translated from the coding sequence ATGGTATTTTCAACGTTTCAGTTCTTGATAACCACATTATTAGCGGTTGTCTGCGCGAGAGCAATCAGTTTAAGTGAGGGAGATATCCCAGTACTTGCAATGGTCATTCCTGCTTTATGGATTCTACCGCAGGGGGGGATCGCAGGTTTAGCTTTGCTTGCTGCCATGACCACTTACGGTCTTACCCTTCCTTTGCAACCCATCACGCTCTCTGTCAGTGTGTGGGTACTATTCCCCCTATTGATGGTGGTCTTTTCAAAACGCAGCAGTTTGTCGGTCGTGATTATTTCTGGCTTGATCGTCGCAACGCTACAAGTCGGGATCATGGTGACGCAATCCGCAGGAAAGCTTGATGGCGTTCCGTGGGTTACCACGCTGCAAACCTTGTCGATCATCGTCATTTGGTGGGCGGCTAATCATCTTAAACCAGCCAGTCGACACAGCTGGTGGTCATTAGGCTTAATACTTCCATTATGGATGGCCGATTTACCTTATGCCGCTTTGGTTGCTTTGTGTGTTACAGGCATCATGGCATCGATGGAAACCCTCACTCGCTTGAAGACCTTCCGTTGGAATAAGTTACTGTGCTGGACATTGCCGACAGTTGGTTTTGCCGCTTTGGTGATAACCCCAAGTATCGAAGTGCCTAGTCCCGTTTTTGTGGTGTGGTTATGTTTGTTGGGCACCGCTTGGATGACAGACTACATCCTTCGCACCGAAGATAATGAAGACATCGATATTTAG
- a CDS encoding PLP-dependent cysteine synthase family protein, with the protein MCTDHQWINNAIRKIEADYQRSADTHLIKLELPSIEGIDVYLKDESTHPTGSLKHRLARSLFLYAICNGWVGPETTIIESSSGSTAVSEAYFARLLGLPFIAVMPKCTAKKKIEQIEFYGGQAHLVDRSDEIYDESRRLAEELNGHYMDQFTYAERATDWRGNNNIANSIFNQMQKEDHSIPTWVVMSPGTGGTSATIGRFIRYQQHETKLCVVDPENSVFHEYFQTGNANVKGNTFSKIEGIGRPRAEPSFISGVVDEMRKIPDAASIATTHWLSDILGRKVGASTGTNMYGVLQLASEMKARGETGSIVTLLCDSGERYLDTYFNDEWVNLNIGDLQPYAAKLEAFSQTGELA; encoded by the coding sequence ATGTGCACTGACCATCAATGGATTAACAACGCGATTCGTAAAATTGAAGCGGACTACCAACGCTCAGCGGATACGCACCTTATCAAGCTCGAACTGCCAAGTATCGAAGGCATTGATGTTTACCTTAAAGATGAAAGCACACACCCTACCGGCTCTTTGAAACACCGTTTAGCGCGTTCTCTATTCTTATACGCTATCTGTAACGGTTGGGTTGGCCCAGAAACGACGATCATTGAGTCTTCATCAGGCAGCACTGCCGTGTCTGAAGCGTACTTTGCTCGCCTACTTGGCCTGCCGTTTATTGCAGTCATGCCAAAATGCACAGCGAAGAAAAAAATTGAGCAGATTGAATTCTACGGCGGCCAAGCGCATCTTGTTGACCGCTCAGATGAAATTTACGATGAGTCTCGTCGTTTAGCAGAAGAGCTGAATGGTCACTACATGGACCAATTTACTTACGCTGAGCGCGCAACCGACTGGCGTGGTAATAACAACATCGCGAACTCGATTTTCAATCAAATGCAGAAGGAAGATCACTCAATTCCAACTTGGGTAGTTATGAGCCCAGGTACTGGCGGTACGTCTGCGACTATTGGCCGTTTCATTCGCTACCAACAGCATGAAACTAAGCTTTGTGTTGTGGATCCTGAGAACTCTGTATTCCACGAATATTTCCAAACTGGCAATGCGAACGTGAAAGGCAATACATTCAGCAAAATTGAAGGCATTGGTCGCCCACGAGCAGAACCAAGCTTCATTTCTGGTGTGGTTGACGAAATGCGTAAAATTCCAGATGCAGCAAGTATCGCAACGACGCATTGGTTATCTGACATTCTTGGTCGCAAGGTCGGCGCATCAACCGGTACTAACATGTACGGTGTGCTTCAACTGGCAAGCGAGATGAAAGCACGCGGTGAGACAGGTTCTATTGTGACTTTGCTATGTGACAGCGGTGAGCGTTACCTAGATACTTACTTCAATGACGAGTGGGTTAATCTAAACATCGGCGACCTACAACCTTATGCTGCGAAGCTTGAAGCTTTCTCACAAACAGGTGAGTTGGCTTAA
- a CDS encoding AzlC family ABC transporter permease, with protein sequence MDSERMDRRTQLWKGVLAAMPLSIAVIPWGILAGSYAIDAGLNQLQAQAMSAILFAGSAQLVAAGMFKAGIGLGTMLLTTLFITSRHFLYSVSMRDKISHLPARWRLLLGFWLTDELFAICSGQSQQEFNRWYAAGVGGGFYLVWNIASFVGIVAGSQIPSLNEIGLDFAVAATFIALVFPLIRTLPTVVCVVVSLVTSVTMAVNQIEGGLMIAAIAGMLAGFISESFVERNNGQKQASEGESV encoded by the coding sequence ATGGATAGTGAAAGAATGGATAGACGAACACAGTTATGGAAGGGCGTTTTAGCAGCAATGCCTTTGAGTATCGCGGTTATCCCTTGGGGAATACTAGCAGGCTCATACGCGATAGATGCCGGATTGAATCAACTTCAAGCGCAAGCCATGTCGGCTATTTTGTTTGCAGGTTCAGCGCAACTTGTCGCAGCCGGTATGTTCAAGGCGGGCATTGGTTTAGGCACTATGTTGCTGACTACCTTATTCATCACGTCTAGGCACTTTCTGTATAGCGTATCGATGCGTGACAAAATCAGTCATCTTCCAGCTCGTTGGCGTCTGTTGCTTGGCTTTTGGCTTACAGACGAGCTGTTCGCGATTTGCAGTGGGCAATCCCAACAAGAGTTTAATCGTTGGTATGCCGCAGGCGTGGGCGGCGGATTTTACCTCGTTTGGAACATCGCGAGCTTTGTGGGCATTGTCGCAGGTAGTCAAATTCCATCACTTAACGAGATTGGCCTCGATTTCGCGGTAGCCGCGACTTTCATTGCTTTGGTTTTTCCTTTGATTCGAACACTTCCTACCGTGGTGTGTGTCGTGGTGTCATTGGTGACCTCTGTGACAATGGCGGTCAATCAGATTGAAGGAGGGCTGATGATTGCTGCGATTGCTGGCATGTTAGCGGGCTTCATTAGTGAATCATTTGTTGAACGTAATAATGGTCAGAAACAAGCTAGTGAAGGGGAGTCAGTATGA
- a CDS encoding AraC family transcriptional regulator translates to MDNKKRSKEKAEYKITEELGGLEILNAEYEKQNFSRHSHEGYTLGVIEQGAQRFYRTGGHHVAPQDAIILVNADEVHSGHSATEGGWAYRAMYPLPDQLAKITQELNLPNYGAPYFPRAVVEDPELANQLRLVFNTIDESENRLLRETLMYGMLVKLISRHGKSPLNPQLDGKAQRQLVLVKEFLDDFPQADVSLDELSKLAALSPFHLVRSFQKEFGLPPHAYQIQSRLRLSRKLLKQGHTISDTAQECGFHDQSHFHRHFKKANGYTPGQYIKML, encoded by the coding sequence ATGGATAACAAAAAGCGTTCTAAAGAGAAAGCCGAATATAAGATCACAGAAGAGCTCGGTGGTCTTGAAATCCTCAATGCAGAATACGAAAAGCAGAATTTCTCACGTCACAGCCATGAGGGTTACACACTCGGTGTGATTGAGCAGGGTGCTCAGCGCTTCTATCGAACGGGAGGGCATCATGTCGCCCCTCAAGATGCAATCATTTTGGTCAACGCTGACGAAGTTCATAGCGGACACTCTGCCACTGAAGGTGGTTGGGCGTATCGAGCCATGTATCCACTTCCAGATCAACTTGCCAAGATCACGCAAGAACTAAACCTACCGAATTACGGCGCGCCTTACTTCCCAAGAGCTGTGGTTGAAGATCCTGAACTCGCCAATCAACTCAGATTAGTTTTCAACACGATTGATGAATCTGAAAATCGCTTGTTAAGAGAAACCTTGATGTATGGGATGTTGGTTAAACTGATTAGCCGACATGGTAAATCTCCGCTTAATCCTCAACTCGACGGGAAGGCTCAGCGACAGCTTGTCTTGGTGAAAGAGTTCTTAGATGATTTTCCACAAGCCGATGTGTCTTTAGATGAGCTGTCTAAACTGGCGGCTTTGAGCCCGTTTCATTTAGTGCGTTCTTTTCAGAAAGAGTTTGGCCTTCCTCCGCATGCGTATCAAATCCAGTCTCGACTCAGGCTTTCGCGTAAGTTACTAAAACAAGGGCACACTATTTCAGATACCGCTCAAGAGTGTGGCTTCCATGATCAAAGCCATTTTCATCGGCACTTCAAAAAGGCCAATGGCTACACGCCGGGGCAATACATCAAGATGCTCTAA
- a CDS encoding Lrp/AsnC family transcriptional regulator, with protein MQLGESVIDAVDKKILRLLQEDSTLSLNDISEAVNLTTTPCWKRLKRLEENGIIEKRVALLNPEKLELAFTAFVLVKTSDHSHEWYGRFVNTVSEFPEVMEFYRMAGEYDYMMKVQVKDMKCFDDFYKRLVNSIDGISNVTSTFAMEPLKYTTALPL; from the coding sequence ATGCAACTTGGTGAAAGTGTGATAGATGCCGTAGATAAAAAAATATTAAGGTTGTTACAAGAAGACAGCACGTTGTCACTGAACGATATTTCAGAGGCAGTAAACCTAACAACCACGCCCTGCTGGAAGAGACTGAAGCGTCTTGAAGAGAACGGCATTATTGAAAAAAGAGTGGCGTTATTGAATCCTGAAAAGCTCGAACTTGCTTTTACCGCGTTCGTATTGGTGAAAACCAGTGACCATTCTCATGAGTGGTATGGTCGTTTTGTAAACACCGTATCGGAATTTCCAGAAGTGATGGAGTTCTATCGCATGGCGGGCGAATATGATTATATGATGAAGGTTCAGGTGAAAGACATGAAGTGCTTTGATGACTTCTACAAGCGCTTGGTGAATAGCATTGATGGTATCTCTAATGTGACCTCGACGTTTGCGATGGAGCCATTGAAGTACACAACGGCATTGCCCCTTTAA
- a CDS encoding ribonuclease H1 domain-containing protein encodes MAKKYYVVWKGRTPGIFTTWNECKSQVDGFAGARYKSFPTLGEAESAFGGKSSSTPKPAFAKSGSTSAKSNSSGKVTKAKVPPLTQQQIIDMPFDIKIFTDGGCEPNPGEAGTGLAVYQNNQLAELWYGLYQPMGTNNTAELQGLKQAFMLAKEKLNAGQSVAIYSDSKYSIDCITKWATGWEKKCWTKSGGEIKNLDIIKPAYALYQELASKITIYHVNGHVGIEGNELADRMSIVAIASKEQDLSRYSETSDISEILALRAG; translated from the coding sequence TTGGCTAAGAAGTATTATGTGGTTTGGAAAGGTCGTACACCGGGTATTTTTACCACTTGGAATGAATGTAAATCGCAAGTTGATGGTTTTGCTGGTGCGAGATATAAATCGTTTCCAACATTAGGCGAGGCTGAATCTGCTTTTGGTGGTAAATCGTCCTCAACACCTAAGCCCGCTTTTGCGAAGTCAGGTTCTACGTCTGCTAAGTCAAACTCTTCAGGTAAGGTGACTAAAGCGAAGGTTCCGCCTCTTACTCAACAGCAAATCATTGATATGCCTTTTGATATCAAGATCTTTACTGATGGCGGTTGTGAGCCAAACCCAGGTGAAGCAGGGACGGGTTTAGCGGTTTACCAAAATAACCAGTTAGCAGAATTGTGGTATGGCTTGTATCAGCCAATGGGTACTAACAATACCGCAGAGCTACAAGGTTTGAAGCAAGCGTTTATGCTCGCGAAAGAGAAACTGAATGCGGGTCAGTCTGTGGCGATTTATAGTGACTCAAAATACTCAATTGATTGTATTACTAAGTGGGCAACGGGTTGGGAGAAAAAGTGTTGGACCAAGTCGGGCGGCGAGATCAAAAACCTCGATATTATTAAGCCTGCGTATGCTCTCTACCAAGAACTGGCTTCAAAAATAACTATCTATCATGTGAATGGTCACGTTGGTATTGAAGGTAATGAATTGGCCGATAGAATGTCGATTGTGGCTATTGCTTCTAAAGAACAAGACTTAAGTCGATATAGTGAAACCAGCGATATTTCAGAAATACTCGCTTTACGTGCCGGCTAA
- a CDS encoding MGMT family protein produces the protein MDQFLPQIFAVIHQIPYGKVTTYGDIARFSGFPGYARHVGKALGNLPEGSKLPWFRVINSKGEISLKGDSFDRQKKHLQEEGIEVSDAGKVKLRIYKWQP, from the coding sequence ATGGACCAATTTTTGCCCCAAATCTTTGCTGTGATTCACCAAATTCCATATGGGAAAGTAACAACTTATGGAGACATCGCACGTTTTTCAGGATTTCCGGGTTATGCGCGCCATGTGGGTAAAGCGCTGGGTAACCTACCAGAAGGTAGCAAACTGCCTTGGTTTCGGGTGATCAACAGTAAGGGCGAAATATCTTTGAAAGGTGATTCGTTTGATCGCCAGAAAAAGCATTTGCAAGAAGAAGGGATTGAAGTGAGTGACGCGGGAAAAGTTAAACTCAGAATATACAAATGGCAGCCCTAG
- a CDS encoding DMT family transporter — protein MTSTINISMNARVWAMLILLSMLWGGSFFFVGVVVTDLPPLTIVALRVGIAAITLWVIALMIGLRPPRELRVWGAFLGMGLLNNVVPFALIVWGQTQIASGLASILNAATPIFAVVVAGILLPDERVTPLKLVGVGIGFVGVVVMIGLPALSGGGSLIAQLAIITAALSYAFAGVYGRRFKAMGINPIITAAGQVTASTMVLTPVALMVDGPLDVVAMNGDTWAAIVGLAVLSTAVAYILYFKILELAGATNVLLVTLLVPVSAILLGSLFLNESLEVIHFIGMLLIAIGLSAIDGRLWRRIKLAKV, from the coding sequence ATGACATCGACTATCAATATATCAATGAATGCCCGAGTGTGGGCAATGCTGATTCTGCTTTCCATGTTATGGGGGGGATCATTCTTCTTCGTTGGTGTTGTGGTGACTGATCTTCCTCCGTTAACCATAGTCGCGCTCAGAGTTGGAATTGCCGCCATCACTTTGTGGGTTATTGCTTTGATGATAGGGCTTCGCCCGCCTAGAGAGTTGCGTGTTTGGGGGGCTTTTTTAGGAATGGGTTTACTCAATAATGTCGTCCCGTTCGCGCTTATCGTATGGGGGCAAACTCAAATCGCGTCTGGACTAGCATCGATCCTTAACGCAGCGACACCGATCTTCGCGGTTGTGGTGGCAGGAATACTATTACCTGATGAGCGTGTAACACCGCTAAAACTCGTGGGTGTCGGCATTGGTTTTGTTGGTGTGGTTGTGATGATAGGGCTGCCTGCACTGAGCGGAGGTGGCAGTTTAATTGCTCAGTTAGCGATCATCACGGCTGCTTTGTCATACGCTTTTGCAGGTGTGTATGGTCGTCGATTCAAAGCGATGGGTATTAATCCAATTATTACTGCGGCAGGGCAAGTAACAGCATCAACGATGGTTTTAACCCCTGTTGCGTTAATGGTGGATGGTCCACTTGATGTTGTAGCCATGAATGGAGATACATGGGCAGCTATCGTTGGGCTTGCCGTTTTATCGACAGCGGTCGCTTACATTCTGTACTTTAAAATTCTAGAACTGGCAGGGGCGACCAATGTGTTACTCGTTACTTTGTTAGTGCCTGTTTCCGCCATCTTGCTTGGTTCTCTATTCCTCAATGAGTCGTTAGAGGTCATTCATTTTATTGGCATGTTGTTGATCGCTATTGGCTTGTCGGCCATCGATGGAAGATTGTGGCGCCGTATTAAACTGGCGAAGGTTTGA
- a CDS encoding bifunctional transcriptional activator/DNA repair enzyme AdaA produces the protein MPMPPELEMRKAIAVRDKSFDGQFFYGVITTGVYCLPSCSARPAKPENLRFFESIEMAMLAGFRPCKRCHPFPGNSRVEKLVEVARHIEAHADEKLTLSSLGEIAELSPSRLQRLFKEAFGVSPKAYQDAVRMRHFKSSLKQGDGVTDAIYASGFGSISRVYGEATRNIGMAPKAYRAGGAGETINYACRQTSLGFMMMAATDKGVCFVQFGDNEQTLLEQLRSEFPKAELTISASLDTPELDFWIEALDQHISQGTPRPDLPLDIRGTAFQIKVWQFLLSIKEGDIVSYSEVACEIDKPKAVRAVASACGKNRIGVLIPCHRVLRSNGELGGYRWGLERKRALLDKERLVQDK, from the coding sequence ATGCCAATGCCACCAGAACTCGAAATGAGAAAAGCGATAGCCGTCAGAGACAAGTCTTTCGACGGGCAATTTTTCTATGGTGTTATCACTACGGGTGTTTATTGCTTGCCATCGTGTTCTGCGAGGCCTGCAAAACCTGAGAACTTGAGGTTCTTTGAAAGCATTGAAATGGCGATGTTGGCAGGCTTCAGGCCATGCAAACGCTGCCACCCTTTTCCGGGAAACTCTCGAGTAGAAAAATTGGTAGAAGTTGCACGCCACATTGAAGCACACGCTGATGAGAAACTCACACTTTCTAGCTTAGGTGAAATTGCGGAATTATCTCCCTCACGATTACAAAGGCTGTTCAAAGAAGCATTCGGAGTGTCACCTAAAGCGTATCAAGATGCCGTTCGAATGCGTCACTTTAAGAGCTCTCTAAAACAAGGGGACGGCGTAACCGACGCCATCTACGCCTCTGGTTTTGGCTCAATCAGTCGTGTTTATGGAGAAGCAACTCGCAACATAGGTATGGCACCAAAAGCCTATCGAGCAGGAGGCGCTGGCGAAACGATCAATTATGCATGCCGCCAAACTTCACTCGGTTTCATGATGATGGCCGCGACCGATAAAGGCGTCTGTTTCGTGCAATTTGGTGACAATGAACAAACACTATTAGAGCAATTGCGTAGCGAGTTCCCAAAAGCCGAACTGACAATTTCTGCGTCACTAGATACGCCCGAGTTGGATTTCTGGATAGAAGCTCTCGATCAGCACATCAGTCAAGGCACCCCAAGACCTGATTTGCCACTCGATATTCGAGGAACTGCATTTCAGATTAAGGTATGGCAATTTTTATTGAGCATCAAAGAAGGCGATATTGTTAGCTACAGTGAAGTAGCTTGTGAGATCGACAAACCAAAAGCCGTTCGAGCGGTAGCATCAGCTTGTGGTAAAAACCGAATTGGCGTGCTGATACCTTGCCATCGCGTTCTGAGAAGTAATGGGGAGCTAGGTGGATACCGTTGGGGATTGGAACGTAAACGCGCGTTATTAGATAAAGAGCGATTAGTACAAGACAAGTAA